A DNA window from Aureibaculum sp. 2308TA14-22 contains the following coding sequences:
- a CDS encoding N-acetylmuramoyl-L-alanine amidase family protein encodes MLFKIILKKYIFLLVVLVISFQSYTGFAQEKFKVVIDAGHGGTDPGNLGNGYFEKDIVLKIALEVGKLLEADKSIEVIYTRDDDTFIELHERGAIAQKSKADLFVSIHCDAFGKSSVHGAGTFVLGLHENDRNFEIAKKENSVILLEDNYKENYGGFDPNSPESVIGLTLMQEEYLDQSLALASLIQSNMVSDLKRKDRLVKQAGFLVLRNTFMPSVLVETGFLTNKTEGAYLNSKKGQQEMAKSIYKAIKTYKKQYDANVVVDVKPKEKPKKDIKPKTRIVKGVDFKVQIASSTKKLKTASYNFKGLKGIERVRVGAHHKYYYGKTSDYNKVKEFQKEAKSKGYKGAFVVAFKNEKKISVKDALTSK; translated from the coding sequence ATGTTGTTTAAAATAATACTAAAAAAGTATATTTTTTTATTAGTTGTCCTAGTTATAAGTTTTCAATCCTACACGGGCTTTGCTCAAGAGAAATTTAAAGTGGTTATTGATGCTGGACATGGTGGAACTGACCCAGGAAATTTAGGAAACGGCTATTTTGAAAAGGATATTGTATTAAAAATTGCGTTAGAGGTCGGTAAATTATTGGAAGCCGATAAAAGTATTGAAGTAATATATACACGTGATGATGATACTTTTATTGAATTGCACGAAAGAGGAGCAATAGCACAAAAATCAAAAGCAGATTTGTTTGTTTCCATACATTGTGATGCTTTTGGCAAATCAAGTGTTCATGGTGCTGGTACATTTGTATTGGGTCTGCACGAAAATGACAGGAATTTTGAAATAGCAAAAAAAGAGAACTCCGTAATTTTATTGGAAGACAATTACAAGGAAAATTATGGCGGTTTTGACCCTAATTCACCAGAATCTGTTATCGGATTAACGTTAATGCAAGAAGAATATTTAGATCAGAGTTTGGCTTTAGCAAGTTTAATTCAGTCTAATATGGTTAGTGATTTAAAACGAAAAGATAGATTGGTAAAGCAAGCGGGTTTTTTGGTACTTAGAAATACATTTATGCCAAGCGTTTTAGTTGAAACAGGTTTTTTAACCAATAAAACGGAAGGAGCTTACCTGAACTCTAAAAAAGGACAGCAAGAAATGGCAAAGTCAATATACAAAGCCATTAAAACGTATAAAAAACAGTATGATGCAAATGTGGTAGTTGATGTTAAACCCAAAGAGAAACCAAAAAAGGACATTAAACCAAAAACCAGAATTGTTAAAGGTGTAGACTTTAAAGTACAAATTGCGTCAAGTACAAAAAAATTAAAAACTGCGTCGTATAACTTTAAAGGCTTAAAAGGAATTGAACGTGTTAGGGTAGGTGCCCACCATAAATACTACTATGGTAAAACTTCTGATTACAATAAGGTAAAAGAATTTCAAAAAGAAGCAAAATCTAAAGGATATAAAGGGGCTTTTGTTGTAGCCTTTAAAAACGAAAAAAAGATTTCGGTAAAAGATGCACTAACTTCAAAGTAA
- a CDS encoding MlaD family protein, whose amino-acid sequence MAKISRELKTGIIAVLTIAVFIWGFNFIKGSNLFESGRNFYVEYENVQGLSVSAPVTINGLKVGVVNKIFFHPKKVGVLVVNFSLENDFKFTKNSIAEIYSPDFISGKSIKILPAFDGNNAVSGDTLNGKIEMGILGAINDQIAPLQSKVTSFLTNTDTLLVGFNAIFDQKTQGNLREAIASLNTTLSTFKSASKSLNSMLAENGKVDSILTNATTASHNLVSLTDSLNQSQIKQTVQRLQGTIDKFNGILATIEEGDGTIGKLLKDEGLYDNLEAASKEMEELLYELKVNPKRFVHFSLFGKKAKAYKPEEEEIKEQ is encoded by the coding sequence ATGGCAAAAATCTCTAGAGAATTAAAAACGGGAATTATTGCAGTACTAACCATTGCAGTTTTTATTTGGGGTTTTAATTTTATAAAAGGATCTAACCTTTTTGAGTCGGGTAGAAATTTTTATGTAGAATATGAAAACGTTCAAGGACTTTCTGTGTCAGCACCCGTAACCATTAATGGTTTAAAAGTGGGTGTGGTTAACAAAATTTTTTTTCACCCTAAAAAAGTAGGTGTACTTGTTGTAAATTTTTCTCTGGAGAACGATTTTAAATTTACTAAAAATAGTATTGCCGAAATTTATAGTCCAGATTTTATAAGCGGCAAGTCTATAAAAATTCTTCCAGCTTTTGATGGTAATAATGCAGTTTCTGGTGATACCTTAAACGGAAAGATTGAAATGGGTATTTTAGGAGCAATTAACGATCAAATTGCACCATTACAATCTAAAGTTACCAGTTTTTTAACCAATACAGACACATTGTTGGTTGGCTTTAATGCAATATTTGATCAAAAAACACAAGGTAATTTAAGAGAAGCTATTGCTTCATTAAATACCACATTATCTACCTTTAAATCAGCTTCGAAGTCATTAAATAGTATGCTGGCGGAAAATGGGAAAGTTGATTCTATTTTGACAAATGCTACAACGGCTTCGCACAACTTGGTTAGTTTGACAGATTCGTTGAATCAATCCCAAATAAAACAAACCGTTCAAAGATTACAAGGTACAATTGACAAATTTAATGGCATCTTAGCCACTATTGAAGAAGGAGATGGAACTATCGGTAAATTGTTAAAAGACGAAGGGTTATATGACAACCTTGAAGCAGCTTCAAAAGAAATGGAAGAATTGCTATACGAATTAAAAGTAAACCCAAAACGATTTGTTCATTTTTCATTATTTGGAAAAAAAGCGAAGGCATACAAACCGGAAGAAGAGGAAATTAAAGAGCAATAA